A single genomic interval of Fibrobacter sp. UWB4 harbors:
- the cimA gene encoding citramalate synthase, with amino-acid sequence MNSSKKVLLYDTTLRDGNQDRKISLSLADKVQIARILDHFGFDYIEGGWPNPSNPTDEEFFKLIKDVKLKHAKIAAFGSTRRPGILPENDPLLQALIKSEAPVKTIFGKSWDLHVTDVIRTTLEENLDMIESSVAYLKEHSEEVIYDAEHFFDGYKANPEYALETLKAAELGHADCIVLCDTNGGTMPWEIEQIIAEVQKRISTPLGIHVHNDSGLAVANSIYAVKAGCVMVQGVVNGYGERCGNANLTTIAADLKFKMDCDFTAAKKLSHLRQLSSNIDQIVNLPSDVHAPYVGDAAFAHKGGAHIDGVMKVSRSFEHIDPHTVGNDRVFVTSDQAGGSLVVEKLKAIKPGIDKKDPLVASLLKEIKERENAGWHFDSAEASFKLLVYRHLGMVKEPFKVLNYRVIEDKTPQGVSVSQATVKLQVGDQISHQVSEGDGPVNALDAALRKALLPFFPCMGSVRLDDFKVRVLGSNVASDATVRVWTTFGDEHGYWNMVGVSSNIIEACWTAFVDGLTYKILLEDNVIPNAYKHLDVASV; translated from the coding sequence ATGAATTCTTCTAAAAAAGTCCTTTTATACGATACAACTCTCCGTGACGGTAACCAAGACCGTAAAATAAGTCTCTCTCTAGCCGACAAGGTGCAGATTGCACGAATTTTGGACCATTTTGGATTTGATTATATCGAGGGCGGTTGGCCGAACCCGAGTAATCCGACTGACGAAGAATTTTTTAAGCTTATTAAAGATGTAAAGCTCAAGCACGCGAAGATTGCCGCATTTGGTTCTACGCGTCGTCCGGGAATTTTGCCCGAGAACGACCCGCTTTTGCAGGCGCTCATCAAGTCCGAAGCTCCGGTCAAGACGATTTTTGGTAAGAGCTGGGATTTGCATGTGACGGACGTTATCCGCACGACTCTCGAAGAAAACCTCGACATGATCGAGTCTTCTGTCGCATACCTCAAGGAACATTCCGAAGAGGTGATTTACGATGCGGAACATTTTTTCGATGGCTACAAGGCGAATCCGGAATATGCGCTCGAAACGCTCAAGGCGGCCGAACTTGGCCATGCCGATTGCATCGTGCTTTGCGATACGAACGGCGGAACGATGCCCTGGGAGATTGAACAGATTATTGCGGAAGTGCAAAAGCGTATTTCGACGCCGCTTGGCATCCATGTGCATAACGACAGTGGCCTTGCCGTGGCAAACTCGATTTACGCTGTGAAGGCGGGCTGCGTGATGGTGCAGGGCGTGGTGAATGGCTACGGCGAACGCTGCGGTAACGCAAACCTCACGACGATTGCCGCCGATTTGAAGTTCAAGATGGACTGCGATTTTACTGCCGCAAAGAAGCTCTCGCACTTGCGCCAGCTGAGCAGCAATATCGACCAGATTGTGAACTTGCCGAGTGACGTGCATGCTCCGTATGTGGGTGATGCTGCCTTTGCCCATAAGGGTGGTGCCCACATCGATGGCGTCATGAAGGTTAGCCGCAGCTTTGAACATATCGACCCGCATACCGTGGGCAACGACCGCGTGTTCGTGACGAGCGACCAGGCGGGTGGATCTCTCGTTGTCGAAAAGCTCAAGGCCATCAAACCGGGTATCGACAAGAAGGATCCGTTGGTTGCAAGCCTCCTCAAAGAAATCAAGGAACGCGAAAACGCTGGCTGGCATTTTGACAGTGCCGAAGCAAGCTTCAAGTTGCTCGTGTATCGCCATTTGGGAATGGTCAAGGAACCGTTCAAGGTGCTCAACTACCGCGTGATCGAAGATAAGACTCCGCAGGGCGTTTCTGTGTCGCAGGCTACGGTCAAGCTCCAGGTGGGCGACCAGATTAGCCATCAGGTGAGCGAAGGCGATGGCCCGGTGAACGCACTCGATGCCGCACTCCGCAAGGCGCTTTTGCCGTTCTTCCCGTGCATGGGAAGTGTGCGTCTGGACGACTTCAAGGTTCGCGTGCTCGGTTCCAATGTGGCATCCGATGCTACGGTTCGTGTGTGGACGACGTTTGGCGATGAACACGGCTACTGGAACATGGTCGGCGTTTCGAGTAACATCATTGAGGCCTGCTGGACTGCTTTTGTCGATGGCCTTACGTACAAGATTTT
- a CDS encoding peptidylprolyl isomerase has protein sequence MKIAEKTVVQMHYTLKSDEGAVVDSSAGREPLQYIQGMHMIVPGLEKAMVGHDVGDKFDVVVIPAEGYGEYDERMTQEVPLNVFQGVDHVEAGMMFYAQTPNGPMPIRIKSVGEKTAVIDANHELAGKNLNFAIEVVSVREASEEDLKPFEHHCCCGGHDGEDHECECGGHKENCDGNGGCGCEHHAEHHGK, from the coding sequence ATGAAAATTGCAGAAAAAACAGTCGTCCAGATGCATTACACCCTCAAGTCTGACGAAGGTGCTGTCGTCGATTCCTCCGCAGGTCGCGAACCGCTTCAGTACATCCAGGGCATGCACATGATCGTTCCGGGCCTCGAAAAGGCCATGGTCGGTCACGACGTGGGCGACAAGTTTGACGTTGTCGTCATCCCGGCCGAAGGTTACGGCGAATACGATGAACGCATGACTCAGGAAGTTCCGCTGAACGTTTTCCAGGGTGTCGATCATGTTGAAGCTGGCATGATGTTCTATGCCCAGACTCCGAATGGCCCGATGCCGATTCGCATCAAGTCTGTTGGCGAAAAGACTGCTGTCATCGATGCCAACCACGAACTTGCAGGCAAGAACCTCAACTTTGCGATTGAAGTTGTCTCTGTCCGTGAAGCTTCCGAAGAAGACCTCAAGCCGTTCGAACACCACTGCTGCTGTGGTGGTCACGATGGCGAAGACCATGAATGCGAATGCGGCGGTCACAAGGAAAACTGCGATGGCAATGGCGGTTGCGGCTGCGAACACCATGCCGAACACCACGGCAAGTAA
- the nadE gene encoding NAD(+) synthase, translated as MKLYVVQMKILPGNVSANMQTMKAAFDRAKAADVDCVVFPRNALTGPSNKALPVDWAEIRKYAGNMPFFLCGDVLDDTPLLNVAHVTHGSDFYVIGRREAENKELSHLAKDCAMPVICLNGVGTDNTGKNIYALAGGSRVFDCDGRIVFEMPLFSEAEAVVEFVDGNVQVYAESSKPYTSEIAEIHDALVFMIRENLKMFHISRMVIGASGGIDSAVSAALYAEAIGPQNVYLVNMPTRFNSDTTKNAARDLAENLGTPYMVAPISDIIESVCHTLERCSFVRNDTVMKIAGINHENLQARTRSASILSTVASVVGAGVTCNGNKSEAMVGYCTLYGDTCGVMCALGDLWKTQVYALARYINRDSEIIPKASIDIPASAELSEAMNVDEGKGDPILYPYHDKLFAMWVEKGVSLAHTERLAMEGTLCETLGVDAAYFKAHLPSVEAALEDMRFWYRRFKGLALAKRIQFPPILSVSGHAFGGEYRESQVSG; from the coding sequence ATGAAACTTTATGTGGTACAGATGAAAATTTTGCCGGGCAATGTCTCGGCGAATATGCAAACGATGAAGGCCGCTTTTGACCGCGCTAAGGCTGCCGATGTAGATTGCGTTGTGTTTCCACGAAATGCTTTGACGGGGCCTTCGAATAAGGCTCTCCCTGTAGACTGGGCCGAGATCCGCAAGTATGCGGGCAACATGCCGTTCTTCTTGTGCGGTGACGTGCTTGACGATACGCCGCTTTTGAACGTGGCTCATGTGACCCATGGCAGCGACTTTTATGTGATCGGTCGTCGTGAAGCCGAAAACAAGGAACTGTCGCACTTGGCGAAGGACTGCGCTATGCCGGTCATTTGCCTGAACGGTGTCGGGACTGACAATACTGGTAAGAACATCTATGCGCTTGCTGGCGGCAGCCGTGTGTTTGACTGCGATGGAAGAATCGTCTTTGAAATGCCTCTCTTTAGCGAGGCCGAGGCGGTCGTTGAATTTGTCGATGGCAATGTGCAAGTTTATGCGGAATCATCAAAGCCGTACACGAGTGAAATCGCCGAGATTCACGATGCGCTCGTTTTCATGATCCGAGAGAACTTGAAGATGTTCCATATCTCGCGCATGGTCATTGGCGCAAGTGGCGGTATCGATAGCGCTGTATCTGCAGCACTTTATGCCGAAGCGATTGGACCGCAGAATGTGTATCTCGTGAACATGCCGACGCGCTTCAATTCGGATACGACGAAGAATGCGGCTCGTGACTTGGCCGAGAACCTCGGAACGCCGTACATGGTCGCCCCGATTTCTGACATTATTGAATCTGTCTGCCATACGCTTGAACGTTGCTCCTTTGTCCGCAACGACACTGTGATGAAAATTGCAGGGATCAACCACGAGAACTTGCAGGCGAGGACGCGCTCGGCTTCGATCCTTTCGACGGTGGCATCCGTGGTGGGCGCTGGCGTGACTTGCAATGGCAACAAGAGCGAAGCGATGGTCGGCTACTGCACTTTGTACGGCGACACTTGCGGTGTGATGTGCGCACTTGGCGACTTGTGGAAAACGCAGGTCTATGCGCTTGCCCGTTACATCAATCGAGATTCCGAAATCATCCCGAAGGCGTCGATCGATATTCCGGCGAGTGCGGAACTATCTGAAGCGATGAATGTCGATGAAGGTAAGGGCGACCCGATTCTTTACCCGTACCACGACAAGCTCTTTGCGATGTGGGTCGAGAAGGGTGTAAGCCTTGCGCATACCGAAAGGCTTGCGATGGAAGGGACTCTCTGCGAAACGCTTGGTGTGGATGCCGCCTACTTCAAGGCTCATCTCCCGTCGGTCGAAGCCGCTCTTGAGGACATGCGGTTCTGGTACCGTAGATTCAAGGGACTTGCCTTGGCAAAGCGCATCCAGTTCCCGCCGATTCTTTCGGTGAGCGGACACGCCTTTGGCGGCGAATACCGCGAAAGCCAGGTGAGTGGTTAG
- a CDS encoding NAD(P)H-binding protein, giving the protein MIALLTGGAGVVGKALCRELIARGVCVRVLTLPGDSLAKSLPSEVDVRYGDVTDFDSIRGAFENVDVVYHLAAILLSTKRGAFEHVNTDGTRNVLEVSKLAGVRRFLYVSSISVTYPILTPYGESKKKGEALVHASGLDWTIVRPTLVIGDGGGVEFNMFRDYVKRFPVYFMPGGGKCLKRPVRSVDLVKGIAVAGLMPCAVGKTYALAGSTVMTMAEMAKHVLTDAGMHHLMFPLPWWISKRLAVLKNWIGGKRVSAEQALAGFLYDAAPSIEDAEHDLDYHPGCPF; this is encoded by the coding sequence ATGATTGCTCTTTTAACGGGTGGCGCCGGCGTCGTAGGGAAGGCGTTGTGCCGGGAACTAATAGCACGGGGAGTGTGTGTCCGCGTCTTGACGCTTCCGGGCGATTCTTTGGCGAAGTCCTTACCGAGCGAGGTGGACGTCCGTTATGGCGATGTGACTGATTTTGATTCTATCCGGGGGGCGTTCGAGAACGTCGATGTCGTCTATCACTTGGCGGCAATTCTTTTATCGACAAAACGCGGTGCTTTTGAACACGTGAATACGGACGGCACACGAAATGTGCTCGAAGTAAGCAAGCTTGCAGGCGTTCGCCGTTTCCTCTATGTTTCAAGCATCTCGGTGACGTACCCGATACTCACGCCGTATGGCGAAAGCAAAAAGAAGGGCGAGGCTTTGGTGCATGCCTCCGGACTTGACTGGACGATTGTGCGCCCGACGCTTGTGATTGGCGATGGGGGCGGTGTCGAGTTCAACATGTTCCGCGATTACGTGAAGCGTTTCCCGGTCTATTTTATGCCGGGTGGCGGCAAGTGCTTGAAACGCCCGGTTCGCAGTGTGGATTTGGTCAAGGGAATTGCCGTGGCAGGGCTTATGCCATGTGCGGTGGGGAAGACTTACGCCCTTGCGGGCTCGACGGTCATGACGATGGCGGAGATGGCGAAGCACGTATTGACGGATGCCGGGATGCACCACCTGATGTTTCCTCTCCCGTGGTGGATTTCGAAGCGCCTTGCTGTCCTGAAAAACTGGATTGGAGGCAAGCGCGTGTCTGCCGAGCAGGCTTTGGCTGGATTTTTGTACGATGCCGCCCCGTCTATCGAAGATGCCGAACATGACCTCGACTACCATCCGGGCTGCCCTTTCTGA
- a CDS encoding DnaA/Hda family protein, translated as MDNTVSLLDIASSPWQQVLDRVRSECKDFFGAVILDALGYEGMCNGYALLTVPDELRENWVNSHYGDLLRKSFTAVFGSEFVDYRIRQIAPSDPIPEIKLTMPVIPRPEKKKAEVKRPKQPLALYARYTFENFVEGECNSTAFRACQAVAENPGDPALNPLFVYGESGLGKTHLLQSIAAKIQKSRPEASIVYCHAYDFLRDATAMASALHNKTGNVRELAEKFRERYELCDVLLLDDVQLLEKGLWTQDRLAILIKHLRAEGKQVVISCDRHPNLFRVVDTDNESRGSSRSSIPSISKKLLAPLASCVAVGIDEPDLATRMNLISKKSEDLPFAKADREEICRYLSMQPRKNVRLIEGLLNFLGAMNMFCKADLNLNGVKRLVAPSEHGGHVELTAKNIIEAVALDYRVEVCELSSKRQSAAISMPRKVAMFLCRELTTDSLQNIGAMFCRDYATVIAAINSLKKQMETDASLARRVQDIRYMLEA; from the coding sequence GTGGATAATACTGTTTCTTTGTTGGATATTGCGTCGTCGCCCTGGCAACAGGTGCTCGACCGTGTGCGTTCGGAATGTAAGGACTTTTTTGGTGCCGTCATTCTCGACGCTCTTGGTTATGAGGGAATGTGCAATGGCTATGCCTTGCTCACTGTTCCCGACGAGCTTCGCGAGAACTGGGTGAATTCCCACTATGGCGATTTGCTGCGCAAGTCCTTTACGGCTGTATTTGGTAGTGAATTTGTCGATTACCGCATCCGTCAAATTGCTCCTTCGGACCCGATTCCCGAAATCAAGCTCACGATGCCTGTTATTCCGCGTCCCGAGAAGAAGAAGGCCGAAGTCAAGCGCCCGAAGCAGCCGTTGGCTCTTTATGCCCGCTACACTTTTGAAAACTTTGTTGAAGGGGAGTGCAATTCCACGGCTTTCCGCGCCTGCCAGGCGGTTGCTGAAAATCCGGGCGACCCGGCTTTGAATCCGCTTTTTGTCTATGGCGAGAGCGGTCTTGGCAAGACGCACTTGTTGCAGTCCATTGCCGCTAAAATCCAGAAGAGCCGCCCTGAAGCATCCATTGTCTATTGCCATGCTTATGACTTTTTGCGTGATGCGACGGCTATGGCGTCGGCTCTCCACAACAAAACGGGCAATGTGCGCGAACTTGCTGAAAAGTTCCGTGAACGCTATGAGCTTTGCGATGTGCTTTTGCTCGACGATGTGCAGCTCTTGGAAAAGGGCCTCTGGACGCAGGACCGCCTTGCTATCCTGATTAAGCATTTGCGCGCCGAAGGCAAGCAGGTCGTGATTTCTTGCGACCGCCATCCGAACCTGTTTAGGGTGGTCGATACGGATAATGAATCCCGCGGTTCTTCGAGGTCTTCGATCCCGAGCATTTCCAAGAAGCTCCTTGCTCCGCTGGCCTCCTGTGTGGCTGTGGGCATTGACGAACCGGACCTTGCAACCCGCATGAACTTGATCAGCAAGAAGTCCGAGGACTTGCCGTTTGCAAAGGCTGACCGTGAAGAAATTTGCCGTTACCTTTCGATGCAGCCGCGTAAGAACGTTCGCCTGATTGAAGGTCTCCTGAATTTCCTCGGCGCGATGAACATGTTCTGCAAGGCTGATTTGAACTTGAATGGCGTGAAGCGCCTCGTGGCTCCGTCGGAACACGGCGGCCATGTGGAACTCACGGCCAAGAATATTATTGAAGCAGTTGCGCTGGATTACCGTGTCGAAGTCTGTGAACTTTCGTCCAAGCGCCAGTCTGCCGCGATTTCTATGCCCCGCAAGGTGGCGATGTTCCTTTGCCGCGAACTCACGACCGATTCGCTCCAGAATATCGGTGCGATGTTCTGCAGGGACTATGCCACTGTAATCGCCGCCATAAATTCCCTCAAAAAGCAGATGGAAACGGATGCGTCCCTCGCAAGGCGCGTTCAAGATATCCGTTATATGCTGGAAGCCTAG
- a CDS encoding U32 family peptidase C-terminal domain-containing protein, giving the protein MKKPELLAPAGDLVRMKYAFAYGADAVYAGQPAFSLRARENGFKNLDDLAEGIAYAHEHGKKFYLTSNVIPRNVKVESFQRALNAALELKPDALIVADPGFVGWLLKEHPETEVHLSVQANTTNYLAASFWKNLGVRRIILSRELRLSEVLEIKKQVPDLELEVFVHGAVCMAMSGRCMLSNWVTHRDANQGACDNSCRMPYRLYANSGPQVEDYREHEGSFALQRTDRPELDPIALDEDTWGTYFMSSRDLCALDVIPELVAGGLDSFKIEGRTRSVYYLSQVVRAYRMAIDAVAEGNPVPEESRRAITFVDGRGFMPGFLRGPLPQNYEATHVDAAGGCVAAQIKDFDETTGACLVNVKNPFSMDDSLELMTPDGMQKCEVEEMLDFRGAAADRLNPGTEGRVFLGKSTLNNEKNAKFSFLVKRAKA; this is encoded by the coding sequence ATGAAAAAGCCTGAACTTTTAGCACCTGCGGGTGACCTTGTACGAATGAAGTATGCATTTGCCTACGGGGCTGATGCTGTCTATGCTGGGCAGCCGGCGTTCTCGCTGCGCGCTCGCGAAAACGGATTCAAGAACCTCGATGACCTTGCCGAAGGCATTGCGTATGCGCATGAACATGGCAAGAAGTTTTACCTCACGAGTAACGTGATTCCGCGTAACGTGAAGGTCGAATCGTTCCAGAGAGCTTTGAATGCGGCGCTTGAACTCAAGCCAGACGCCTTGATTGTTGCGGATCCGGGCTTTGTGGGCTGGCTTTTGAAGGAACACCCGGAAACGGAAGTTCACCTGTCCGTGCAGGCGAATACGACAAACTATCTTGCAGCCTCGTTCTGGAAGAACTTGGGTGTACGCCGTATCATCTTGAGCCGAGAACTTCGCTTGTCTGAAGTTTTGGAGATAAAGAAACAGGTCCCGGACCTTGAACTTGAAGTGTTCGTCCATGGTGCAGTTTGTATGGCCATGTCCGGTCGCTGCATGCTTTCGAACTGGGTGACGCACCGCGATGCAAACCAGGGCGCCTGCGACAACAGCTGCCGTATGCCTTATCGCTTGTATGCGAACTCCGGTCCGCAGGTCGAGGACTATCGTGAACATGAAGGCTCTTTTGCGCTCCAGCGCACCGACCGCCCGGAACTTGACCCGATTGCGCTCGACGAAGATACGTGGGGCACGTACTTTATGAGTAGCCGAGACCTTTGCGCCTTGGACGTGATTCCGGAACTCGTAGCTGGCGGACTCGATTCCTTCAAGATTGAAGGCCGTACGCGTTCGGTGTACTACTTGAGCCAGGTCGTGCGCGCATACCGCATGGCGATTGACGCCGTGGCAGAAGGAAATCCCGTACCCGAAGAAAGCCGCCGTGCGATTACGTTTGTCGATGGGCGAGGTTTTATGCCGGGATTCTTGCGCGGACCGTTGCCGCAGAACTATGAAGCGACGCATGTGGATGCCGCTGGTGGCTGCGTTGCTGCCCAGATTAAGGATTTCGATGAAACAACGGGAGCCTGCCTCGTGAACGTGAAAAATCCGTTTTCCATGGACGATTCCTTGGAGCTGATGACTCCTGATGGCATGCAGAAGTGCGAAGTCGAGGAAATGCTAGATTTCCGCGGCGCCGCTGCGGATCGGTTGAATCCGGGAACGGAAGGACGCGTTTTTCTGGGAAAAAGTACCTTAAATAACGAAAAAAACGCCAAATTCAGCTTCCTTGTGAAGCGGGCAAAAGCATAA
- a CDS encoding carbohydrate-binding domain-containing protein, whose translation MNKKLLTISCISSLSLTMYTGCSDSTSAADFYNAGEEIDASSSSASDNQTTPTLDSSDSSISSSSELPPDDSTPGSSANVPASSSEASPASSNSNGTSSATIAYSSTPAAQSSSSAQPEQVNENPGDRPVIAYAASGATVTNAGNCVTVTGGTVTIKCGGEYDFSGSYSGSDAQILVNTAKTDSSVYLNMKGLTLTNTADAPIYIQKASKAFVVAKNGTTNTFTDASSRAKTYSYTNDAGEAKTDTTGACIYSKDDLTIKGEGTLIVKANYNNGIHTSNDLKVKNGLITVNAKNNGLKGKGSVEISGGTINITTTEGDGIKSDTEDATDLASGKGSIEITGGTITVTSAFDGITAANAVVVANGESEKPTIKIITGGGHSCLSDPTTASSSTGRGGFGGGGFPGGMGGSSCSTTESMKGIKGDSSIAVSGGVIDINSRDDGLHSGGTITLSGGTMTIATDDDGVHAEKALYVKDNANVSVTIAYEGMESPDMNFEGGITSVITTDDGWNAAGGTSTTTGGNTGRGGWGGAGGGMGGSTGNLKVSGGYHYVYVGTGDTDGIDSNGGISITGGVIIVECRMNGGMGGMVDSDGTTTISSNAKLLGFGTNNSEEGTQYSVSFNTNSYYGTSDIAFKPSFSGSKMVSSVGQPGVVNSVSGMTKTCFGNSTDRCVYTK comes from the coding sequence ATGAATAAAAAACTTCTGACAATAAGCTGCATTTCAAGCCTTTCATTAACAATGTATACAGGCTGTTCGGATTCAACTTCAGCAGCGGACTTTTACAACGCAGGTGAAGAAATCGACGCCAGCTCCAGTAGCGCAAGCGATAACCAGACAACGCCAACATTAGATAGCAGCGATTCAAGTATATCAAGCTCCAGCGAATTACCTCCTGACGATTCAACTCCAGGCAGTTCCGCAAATGTTCCTGCGAGCAGCTCGGAAGCATCCCCCGCAAGCAGCAACAGCAACGGCACAAGCAGTGCGACCATAGCCTACTCGAGCACTCCGGCCGCGCAAAGCTCTTCCAGCGCACAGCCCGAACAAGTTAACGAAAACCCAGGAGATCGCCCCGTCATCGCCTACGCTGCAAGTGGCGCCACAGTCACAAACGCAGGCAACTGCGTCACCGTTACAGGCGGTACAGTCACCATCAAGTGCGGTGGCGAATACGACTTCAGCGGCTCCTACAGCGGTAGCGACGCCCAGATTCTCGTGAACACCGCTAAGACGGACTCCTCCGTTTACCTGAACATGAAGGGCCTCACGCTGACAAACACGGCAGACGCCCCAATCTACATTCAAAAGGCAAGCAAGGCATTCGTTGTCGCCAAGAACGGCACGACCAACACGTTCACGGACGCATCTTCGAGAGCAAAGACTTACTCCTACACCAACGACGCCGGCGAAGCCAAGACCGATACGACTGGCGCATGCATTTACTCCAAGGACGACCTCACCATCAAAGGCGAAGGAACGCTTATCGTCAAGGCGAACTACAACAACGGTATCCATACCAGCAACGACTTGAAGGTGAAAAACGGCCTCATCACCGTGAACGCCAAGAACAACGGCCTCAAGGGTAAAGGCTCCGTCGAAATCAGCGGCGGTACAATCAACATCACCACAACCGAAGGAGACGGCATCAAGAGCGATACCGAAGACGCAACAGATTTGGCATCCGGCAAGGGTTCCATAGAAATCACGGGCGGCACAATCACCGTAACGTCCGCATTTGACGGCATCACGGCAGCAAACGCCGTTGTCGTCGCGAATGGCGAATCCGAAAAACCGACGATTAAGATCATAACTGGCGGCGGACATAGCTGCCTTAGTGACCCCACCACAGCCAGCAGCAGCACTGGTCGCGGCGGGTTCGGCGGCGGTGGATTCCCAGGCGGCATGGGCGGAAGCTCCTGCTCCACAACCGAAAGCATGAAGGGCATCAAGGGCGATTCGAGCATCGCCGTTAGCGGTGGCGTCATCGACATCAACAGCCGCGATGACGGTCTCCATAGTGGCGGCACCATCACACTCAGCGGCGGCACAATGACCATCGCTACAGACGACGACGGTGTTCACGCCGAAAAAGCACTCTATGTCAAGGACAACGCCAACGTGAGCGTGACCATCGCATACGAAGGCATGGAATCCCCGGACATGAACTTTGAAGGCGGCATCACGAGCGTCATCACCACAGACGACGGCTGGAATGCGGCTGGCGGCACAAGCACCACAACCGGCGGCAACACTGGTCGCGGCGGCTGGGGCGGAGCAGGCGGAGGCATGGGCGGTAGCACCGGGAATCTCAAGGTCTCTGGCGGTTACCACTACGTTTACGTGGGCACAGGCGACACGGACGGCATAGACAGCAATGGCGGCATCAGCATCACCGGCGGCGTCATCATCGTGGAATGCCGCATGAACGGTGGCATGGGCGGCATGGTCGATTCCGACGGAACAACCACCATTTCGAGCAATGCAAAGCTTCTCGGATTCGGGACGAACAATTCCGAAGAAGGTACGCAGTACAGTGTCAGTTTCAACACCAACAGCTACTACGGAACTTCGGATATCGCATTCAAGCCAAGCTTCTCGGGAAGCAAGATGGTCTCTAGCGTAGGCCAGCCGGGCGTCGTGAACAGCGTGAGCGGCATGACCAAGACCTGCTTCGGGAACAGCACCGATCGCTGCGTTTATACGAAGTAG
- a CDS encoding type IV pilus twitching motility protein PilT: protein MAELRIEQLLREMVNRKASDLHLRVGVPPVYRINGALQRLFDVRIDSAMMDSFLDDIMNRDQKQRFEANKECDFAVGARDMGRFRVNVFRQRGSIAVVIRHIKAVIPPFEELHLPEVIRDLALTKRGLVLVTGTTGSGKSTTLASMIDYINHKESVNVITVEDPIEYLYKDNVAIISQREIGVDTLSYANALRAALRQDPDVLLVGEIRDLETMQIALTAADTGHMVFATIHTTNAVETIHRVLSMYPPHQHDEVRLLLAEVLAGIISLRLLPTKDGKGRVPAAEILVNTGAIKEYIQDKNKIDMVEQAVAEGHIQYHSQTFDQALLELYQNEQISLETAMNAATNRDDFDLKIRGISGTSDRGWM, encoded by the coding sequence ATGGCTGAACTTCGCATTGAACAGCTCTTGCGTGAAATGGTAAACCGCAAGGCGTCTGACTTGCATTTGCGAGTTGGCGTTCCGCCTGTTTATCGTATCAATGGTGCTTTACAGAGGCTTTTTGACGTGCGCATCGATAGCGCCATGATGGATTCATTCTTGGATGATATCATGAATCGCGATCAGAAGCAGCGTTTTGAAGCGAACAAGGAATGTGACTTTGCCGTGGGCGCCCGCGACATGGGGCGTTTCCGTGTGAACGTGTTCCGTCAGCGTGGTTCGATCGCTGTTGTCATTCGTCATATCAAGGCTGTGATTCCGCCGTTCGAAGAATTGCATTTGCCCGAAGTCATTCGCGATTTGGCCTTGACCAAGCGTGGCCTTGTGCTTGTGACGGGTACGACGGGTTCTGGTAAGTCGACGACGCTTGCCTCGATGATTGACTACATCAACCACAAGGAATCCGTAAACGTCATTACCGTCGAAGACCCGATTGAATATCTTTATAAAGATAACGTGGCGATTATCTCGCAGCGTGAAATCGGCGTGGATACGCTTTCTTATGCGAACGCGCTTCGAGCAGCTCTCCGTCAGGACCCGGATGTGCTCCTCGTGGGCGAAATTCGTGACCTTGAGACGATGCAGATTGCGCTTACGGCTGCCGATACGGGCCACATGGTCTTTGCGACCATCCATACGACGAATGCTGTTGAAACGATTCACCGTGTGCTTTCGATGTATCCGCCGCATCAGCATGACGAAGTGCGTTTGTTGCTTGCAGAAGTCTTGGCTGGCATCATTTCGCTGCGCCTTTTGCCGACGAAGGATGGCAAGGGGCGAGTCCCGGCAGCCGAGATTCTCGTGAATACGGGCGCCATCAAGGAATATATCCAGGATAAGAACAAGATTGACATGGTGGAACAGGCTGTTGCTGAAGGTCACATTCAATACCATAGCCAGACGTTCGACCAGGCGCTCCTGGAGCTTTACCAGAATGAGCAGATTTCGCTCGAAACGGCTATGAACGCTGCGACGAACCGCGATGACTTCGATCTTAAGATTCGTGGTATTTCTGGCACATCTGATCGCGGCTGGATGTAA